CTCTATAATAGGAAAAACCGTTGAGGATCCATCAACTCTCACTTCTCCCATTTCATTTGTAGCGAATGCAGTAGACATATTAAAACAAAGGAAACATGTCGATAATGTCCAAACTTTAATCGATGCGCTCATCCATTTCACGTGTTCTTCCTCCTAGAAGTAACCGGAAATAACAGGATTACAGATATAAGAATACTGCTAAACTATTAATTCGGTTTTAATTGTTTGTAAAAGTTTTGTAAAGTTCCACAAAAACAACTGTATACACAAACTTAATTGTCAATTTTGTACTTTAGATGCAGGAAATTTTCTAATCATCCATAAAGTGAAACTATAATCAGTGGGGGTTGTGTTCATCCCCCACTGATTATTAGCCCTCACCAATCGGGCGTTTACGGGCAGCATGGCTCCCCCCTAACTTCTTTGCTCCAGCTGAATTTTTGGATGGGAGTTTTACTGCCCTCAAATAGCGGGATAAAACTGCTATCACCTATCACACAAGACAAACTTAGAGCGTATGCACTCATCTTGTTATGTTCATCGTTTTTGAAACTACATGTTTTTTTCAACATTTTACGGTTGTCCACATTTACTAAACCATATGCATAAAGCATAAAAAAAAGCACACTATCTTTTCAGATAGTGTGCTTTTTTTACAACTTTTTTATTCATCATCTTGTGCATTACTTTTTTTCTCTTTTTCATCTTTTGGAGCTTCACCAGTTAATGCTTGTTTTTTCAAATCAAAGTAAGCGTCCATTATTTCACGACCAATATATCCATTAATCCCTGTTTTATCATCATGTACCCATGGCACAACAACAGAAAATGCTACTTCTGGATCTTCAAGTGGCGCATAACCTACTAATGTTAAGTTATATGTTTCTTTGCGCTCACCTTTTGCATTTCTACCAATCTCTTTATCTCCGCCATATACAGTTTGAGCTGTACCTGTTTTCCCAGCTGCTTTATATGGTGCACCTGCAAAGTATTTTGTAGCTGTACCACCTGTATCGTTAAACACTTGTCTAAATCCTTCTTGAACACGTTTAATTTGTGATTCAGGCATATCAACACGATTTAATACTTTCGGTTCCATGGATTGAACAACTTTTCCAACTTCCTCGGGCTTCGCCGATGGCTGACGAATTTCCTTTACAACTTGAGGTTGCATACGATATCCACCATTTGCAATCGTCGAAATATATTGCGCTAATTGAAGCGGTGTATACGTATCATACTGTCCGATTGATAAATCTAATAAGAAACCTGGTTGATTCCCTTTACCTATTTGACCAGCAGTTTCATTTGGCAAATCAATTCCTGTTTTTACACCAAGCCCAAACTGACCAAAATAGTAACGCATAGTATCAAATGCTTTTTGCGGGATATCTAACGTACCGCCTCGTACGTATGGAACACCAGCGATATTCATCGCTGTTTTAAACATATAAACGTTAGAAGACATTTTTAACGCTGTAAGGTCATTAATATACCCCATCGTTTTCCAAGATGACTTCGTAGGTGTCCCTTTTAATTTAATCGGTTCATCTAACTGTACAGATCCTGGCTGAATTGCACCAGTTTGATATCCTGTAAGTACTGTCGCACCTTTTACAGTTGAACCCATCGGATAAGAACTCGTCATCGTTCCTAATGCAAAATCCTCTACTTTCGTTTCGCCGTCTTTATTCACTAATTGTTTCCCCGCCATAGATAAAACTTCACCATTTTTCGGGTTCATCATTACAACGAATGCACGGTCTAAAAGAGGTTCGCTCCCTTTAAATCTCATTAAGTTTTTTGTAAGAATTTCTTCTACACGCTTTTGTAATTCCATATCGATTGTTAAATTCAGATCGTTACCTCGTTGTCCTTGTGACACATTAATAGTTTCTAAAATATTACCATCTTTATCTGTAACATTTCTAACTTCAGCTTTTGTGCCGTGTAAACTATCTTCGTACTGTTGCTCAAGGTAACTTTTTCCTACGCGATCATTACGATTATAATCACGAACAAGATAGTAATCTAATCTTTCTCTCGGTAGCCCTTCATCAGAAGAAGTTACACCACCAAGTACACTTCGGAACATATCGTCATACTTATATTTTCGCTCCCAGTCAACATTTGTATCTACCCCTGGTAATTTCGCTAAATTTTCACTAATAATCGCGTATTCTTCCGGTGTTGCATTTTTTTTAACGATTTGCGGCGTCATTGCATATCCGCTTTCCATCTTACTTTTGATCGCCAATATTTCTAAATCTTTTGCTGACAGTTGATTAATCTCTTCTTCTGTTACACGATTTCGTTGACGTTCATCCAGTTCTTTATCGTCAATTTTATTTGTTTTAAGCTCTTCACGATCTTTTTTTGTGATTTTTGTTTCTGCTTCTTCTTTATGTAAAGCAAGCCAATAATCTTTTTTATCGCGATCTGTTAACTTATCTGTTGGGACTTCAATTAAATCTGCTAACTTTTTCGCCGTTTCTAAGCGATCTGCTGCAGTTGATCCCTTCATTTTTGTAAATGTAATTGTACGAATAGGCTCATTATCTACGACTGCTTCTCCATTACGATCAAATATTTTCCCGCGTGGTACAGGATTACTTATCGTTGAATTTTCTTTTTTCTCAACTTCATTTTTATATTCCTCGCCACGAACAATTTGTACATATCCAAGCCTTACAATAACCGCGGAGAACATTAAAAACACGCAAAAAAACAACACGTTTAACCGAAAGGGAACGTGGGTTTTTGTCTTTGTCTGGTTCTTTTTCTGCTTCTTGCTCATACAAACCCCCTCTACCAACAGCTATGTAATGTGAAAGGGACACCTTCATACAGGTGCCCTCACTGCTGTCTTACATCTTTTTCTATTCTAGCATAAAACAAACGATAAGTTAACCTTCTGGTTCAGTTTGATTCTGCGTGGTTCCTTGCGCTACAACGCTGGTTTTGTTCACATTTCCCTCATCATATTTGACATTTTTAACTGCAAAATAAATAAGAAAATGTCCAGCTCCTAAAATACATAGTAAGAAAGGTAAACTTTTTTCAGGAGGAAAGAATATGACAGCACATAAAAAACTTAAAATGGAACAAATTCTTCCGGCATTTAACCATAATTCCCTGACAACTACATATTCTACACGCCATTCTCTCGCCTGTTTTGCTCTACCAATTACATCGTATGTCATGGATCCGTACGGAACGAGTAAAATGGGATATGCAACCGCGATACATGCTGCATAAATAAGTAATTTCGTATATGTAACATTGAAAATAACTAAGAATACGACCGCATATAAAATAATGCCACCAAGTAAAATTGCTTTTTTTCGCCATTCTTTCTTTAACAGACGAGCAACTAAATAATAGCATACAAATGATACTGCAGAATTCACTAAACTATACTTCCCTAGTGCTAACTCGCTACCAGATGCTAAATAGACGTATACCGAAATAACGAAAATAAACGTTCCCTCTCTCAAACCTTGGAAGAAATGAGCACGCGTAATTCTTCCCCAGTTTTCATCAACTTGCCGCTCTTTCAATACTTGCACAATTTCATAGCGTCCTTCACATTCCCTCTTCGATAAAAAAAAGCTTAGAACGACTGCAACCGCAAATAGCATTAACGAGAGGAAGAAAACGACAGTATAACCGCTCCATTTTTCCATACGTGAAATTGTATATCCTGCAGCTATCGGTCCAATCATTCCAGAGAAAGATGTAAGAAGTCCGAGAAAACCGTTAAAAAAATCTCTTGTTTCTGGTTCTGTAATCTCAAATGTCAACAAGTTAAAAGCGAGCCAATAGAAACCATAACCAACTCCTAAAAGGGCTCCCATTAGTAAAATATAGTGAGATGCACTTTTTCCCGCTACTAAAACGACGATAAAAAAAACAGCTAACGTGCCTACACCGATTCGCAATAAAATCGAGCGATCAATACGTTTCGCTAATTTCCCTCCCACAAGAAATGTTAGAGGCTGCAATACAACGCTGGCCAAATTATACAAGCCCAAATTTACATAATTTTGTGTTTGCTTCCATAAATAAATGTTTACAAACGTATTCGATAAAGAAATTGCGAGCGTGTATAAACCTCCTATAACAAGCAATAATACTAAATCCCGATTCACTTCAACATCACCAATTACATGTTTCCACTTCATACACAACTCTCCTTTACTTCATGTTCTAGTCTTCCAAAGACAAGCTCAATTATGTAAAAGGAGAGCATAGAAAAAAGCTAGGAGAAAACCCCTAGCTTTTTTCTAGCTGTATTAACTTTAATTATTTTGCTTCTTGGTAAAGTTTTTCAGCAACGTTCCAATCTACAACGTTCCAGAATGCACCGATGTAGTCAGGACGACGGTTTTGGTAATTTAAGTAGTAAGCATGCTCCCAAACATCTAAACCGATAACTGGAGTTTTCCCTTCAGTTAGAGGAGAATCTTGGTTTGGAGTGCTTGTTACTTCTAACTCACCATTGTTTACTACTAACCAAGCCCAACCAGAACCGAAGCGAGTTGCGCCAGCTTTTGCGAATTCTTCTTTGAATGCATCGAAGCTACCGAATTTCGCTTCAATCGCAGTTGCAAGTTCGCCTACTGGTTGTCCCCCGCCGTTTGGAGATAGGATTGTCCAGAAGAATGTATGGTTAGCATGTCCGCCACCATTGTTACGTACTGCTGTACGGATTGCTTCAGGTACTTCGTTTAAGTTTGCAACTAATTCTTCAACGCTTTTGTCTGCTAATTCTGCATGACCTTCTAAAGCAGCGTTTAAGTTTGTAATATACGTGTTGTGATGTTTTGTATGATGGATGTTCATTGTTTCTTTATCAAAGTGAGGTTCTAAAGCATCATACGCATAAGGTAAATTTGGTAATTCGTGTTTTGCCATTGTTATATTCCTCCCGGTTTATGTATTGTCACTACATATGTGACCTACAACTTCATTCTACCCTAATTGCCATAGGGTGCAAACAAATAAATCGCTTTGTCTTGCTATCATTAAAGTAGCAAAATTCCCACTTCTTTTCAATTAAAATGCTCATATATTCCGTAAAAAAAGCTTCCTTCTACAAGGAAGCTTCCTGCTGACATAATAAACATATGAAATGGATATGGACCCTGTAGGACTCGAACCTACGACCGGACGGTTATGAGCCGTCTGCTCTAACCAACTGAGCTAAGGGTCCACAATTATGTATGTAACATTAAAAACAACTAACTTCCCATCGGATATATCGTTTAAAAAATGTAAGATAAATTTACCATATACAAAAGAAAAGTGTCAATTGTATTTTTCTCTACTAAAAGAAGTAAATTAATAAAAAGAAATTTAGTCCTTTCTACTATATGTAAATATAATATATCTTGAGCTTCTCTAGATTCGTACGTTACAATGATTTTACACATACATAAAGGAAGTGAATCTATGTCCATTTTTACACAGCTAGCAAAAAGCGTATATTCGCCTAAAGATATGGCGCTTTTCCGTTTTCAAAAAATCGGTAAAACCATTTTGTATATTATGCTTCTTTGCCTAATCACTACTATTCCAAGAACTTTCTTGTACGGTAGCGTTATTCAAGATGGTGTTAACATGGTAAATAAAGTAATCGAAAAAGATTTACCTGATTTTAAAATTGAAAATGGTGAGCTAACAGCTGATATTGATCAACCTATCGAAAAAGAAGACGGAAATGCCCTTTTCGTATTTGATCCAAATTCAACAGACTTAGAAAAATATCAAAATAAAACAGGTTTATTTGTTTTAAAAGATAAAGTAGTCTCCATGGGGAATGGTCAAACACAAACATACTCCTATAATGACTTATTAGGCGCATCTCTTGAGAAAAAAGATTTACAAGATTTCATTTCGTTATTTGACAGTATTTATCCAATCTTATTATTCGTTATTGGGTTCTTACTGTACTTGTTCCAATTATTTATTACCTTTGTAGGAGTTACATTGCTTGCCTTCATCGGTTCTGCGATGAGCGGTCAACGCAAATTATCTTATAAACAAGTTTGGACATTAACTGCTTACAGCTACACAATTCCAACAATCTTCTTTATGATTATGGATTTATTCAAAATAAACGTACCTGGCGCAACATTCATTTACATTGCAGTTGTTTTAATCGTTCTATACTTAACAATTAAAGAAGTTCCAAAACCGAAAGAAAAACAAGAACTATAAAAAAATGCCTAAATAGGCATTTTTTTTTTGGACAAGCATATATTCCTAGCAAAGGAGTGAAGGATATGAAGAGATTAGGTGTACTCTTATTCGTGCTTGTCCTCGGTTATATATTTTATTACGACATAAAAATCGGTACTTTACCGATGTTAAGTTCATACAAAAAAACCTCTGCTGCCCAAACGATAAAACAAGAAAATACAGATACAAAACAAAATAAAGAGAAAGAAACAGAAAAAGAAACGGATATAGCTTATAAAGCAATCGAAGTAAAAACTGGCGATACAGTTCTTTCTATTACAGAAGCGATTAATAAGAAAAAAATTCCTTCTATTGAAAAAGTAATTGATGATTTTAAGCAATTAAATAAAAATACATCTGCTACAAAAATCCAAGTTGGAAAGTCTTATAAATTCCCGTTATATCAATAAGCAATCACTTAATCCTTGTCAATTACATAAAGGCGCTGATACAATAGTAAAAGTGAAGCCGAGTACTTTGGTTTCCATAGCCCTTTCTCACACATACTATCATTGATGTAAGGGACTAAAATAAGAAACTTCTTTTATAAGGAGAGCGATCAATTCGTGAATGAAATGACTCAACGTACAAAAACACGTCCAGTTAAAGTCGGTAATTTAACAATTGGCGGTAACAATGAATTAATTATACAAAGTATGACGACAACAAAAACGCATGATGTTGAGGCTACAGTTGCTGAAATTAAACGTTTAGAAGAAGCTGGCTGTCAAGTTGTTCGTGTTGCTGTTCCAGACGAACGCGCAGCAAATGCTATTGCTGATATTAAAAAACAAATCAACATTCCACTTGTTGCTGATATTCATTTTGATTATCGCCTTGCTTTAAAAGCAATCGAAGGCGGCATTGATAAAGTACGTATCAATCCAGGTAACATTGGACGTCGCCATAAAGTAGAAGCTGTTGTAAATGCAGCGAAAGAGCGTGGCATTCCAATCCGTATCGGTGTAAATGCCGGTTCATTAGAACGTCATATTTTAGAAAAGTATGGATATCCAACTGCTGATGGTATGGTCGAGAGCGCACTGCACCATATTAAAATTTTAGAGGACTTAGATTTCCACGATATTATCGTATCAATGAAAGCCTCTGATGTTAACTTAGCAATTGAAGCATACGAAAAAGCTGCTCGCGCTTTTGATTACCCATTACATTTAGGTATTACAGAATCAGGAACATTGTTTGCTGGAACTGTAAAAAGCGCCGCTGGTCTTGGAGCAATTTTAAGTAAAGGTATCGGAAATACACTTCGTATTTCTTTAAGTGCTGATCCAGTTGAAGAAGTAAAGGTTGCACGTGAACTATTAAAGTCATTTGGTCTTGCATCTAATGCCGCAACACTTATTTCTTGTCCAACTTGTGGTCGTATTGAAATCGACCTAATTAGCATTGCTAATGAAGTCGAAGAATACATCTCTACACTTAAAGTTCCAATTAAGGTTGCAGTACTCGGCTGCGCCGTAAACGGTCCTGGTGAAGCTCGTGAAGCCGACATCGGTATTGCTGGTGCACGCGGAGAAGGTTTATTATTCCGTAAAGGGCAAGTCGTTCGTAAAGTACCAGAAGAAACAATGGTAGAAGAACTGAAAAAAGAAATTGATGTAATCGCTGCTGAAATGGCTGCCGAACGAGAAAAAGAAAAAGAAAAAGAAAAACAAGAACAATAAAAAAAAGGTTGCCCACAATTTTTGTGAGCAACCTTTTTTACATTTAAATTAAAAACTCGTCAGTTATATAACCGACGAGTTCTCTTATTTTGCACATTTTGGACAACGACCATATATTTCGAACTTATGTCCCGTTACCTCATAACCTTTAAAATCTTTATTCATAAAATCCATTGGGCAAGAAGTGATTTCTTTCGTACCACCACAATCTAAACAAATGAAATGATGATGATGTTCCATAATAGAGCACATAAAACGAAAATGTTTTTCACCATTTAATTCCGTTTGCTCTAAAACACCAATT
This Bacillus mycoides DNA region includes the following protein-coding sequences:
- a CDS encoding peptidoglycan D,D-transpeptidase FtsI family protein produces the protein MSKKQKKNQTKTKTHVPFRLNVLFFCVFLMFSAVIVRLGYVQIVRGEEYKNEVEKKENSTISNPVPRGKIFDRNGEAVVDNEPIRTITFTKMKGSTAADRLETAKKLADLIEVPTDKLTDRDKKDYWLALHKEEAETKITKKDREELKTNKIDDKELDERQRNRVTEEEINQLSAKDLEILAIKSKMESGYAMTPQIVKKNATPEEYAIISENLAKLPGVDTNVDWERKYKYDDMFRSVLGGVTSSDEGLPRERLDYYLVRDYNRNDRVGKSYLEQQYEDSLHGTKAEVRNVTDKDGNILETINVSQGQRGNDLNLTIDMELQKRVEEILTKNLMRFKGSEPLLDRAFVVMMNPKNGEVLSMAGKQLVNKDGETKVEDFALGTMTSSYPMGSTVKGATVLTGYQTGAIQPGSVQLDEPIKLKGTPTKSSWKTMGYINDLTALKMSSNVYMFKTAMNIAGVPYVRGGTLDIPQKAFDTMRYYFGQFGLGVKTGIDLPNETAGQIGKGNQPGFLLDLSIGQYDTYTPLQLAQYISTIANGGYRMQPQVVKEIRQPSAKPEEVGKVVQSMEPKVLNRVDMPESQIKRVQEGFRQVFNDTGGTATKYFAGAPYKAAGKTGTAQTVYGGDKEIGRNAKGERKETYNLTLVGYAPLEDPEVAFSVVVPWVHDDKTGINGYIGREIMDAYFDLKKQALTGEAPKDEKEKKSNAQDDE
- a CDS encoding MFS transporter, with protein sequence MKWKHVIGDVEVNRDLVLLLVIGGLYTLAISLSNTFVNIYLWKQTQNYVNLGLYNLASVVLQPLTFLVGGKLAKRIDRSILLRIGVGTLAVFFIVVLVAGKSASHYILLMGALLGVGYGFYWLAFNLLTFEITEPETRDFFNGFLGLLTSFSGMIGPIAAGYTISRMEKWSGYTVVFFLSLMLFAVAVVLSFFLSKRECEGRYEIVQVLKERQVDENWGRITRAHFFQGLREGTFIFVISVYVYLASGSELALGKYSLVNSAVSFVCYYLVARLLKKEWRKKAILLGGIILYAVVFLVIFNVTYTKLLIYAACIAVAYPILLVPYGSMTYDVIGRAKQAREWRVEYVVVRELWLNAGRICSILSFLCAVIFFPPEKSLPFLLCILGAGHFLIYFAVKNVKYDEGNVNKTSVVAQGTTQNQTEPEG
- the sodA gene encoding superoxide dismutase [Mn], producing MAKHELPNLPYAYDALEPHFDKETMNIHHTKHHNTYITNLNAALEGHAELADKSVEELVANLNEVPEAIRTAVRNNGGGHANHTFFWTILSPNGGGQPVGELATAIEAKFGSFDAFKEEFAKAGATRFGSGWAWLVVNNGELEVTSTPNQDSPLTEGKTPVIGLDVWEHAYYLNYQNRRPDYIGAFWNVVDWNVAEKLYQEAK
- the yqgB gene encoding protein YqgB; translated protein: MSIFTQLAKSVYSPKDMALFRFQKIGKTILYIMLLCLITTIPRTFLYGSVIQDGVNMVNKVIEKDLPDFKIENGELTADIDQPIEKEDGNALFVFDPNSTDLEKYQNKTGLFVLKDKVVSMGNGQTQTYSYNDLLGASLEKKDLQDFISLFDSIYPILLFVIGFLLYLFQLFITFVGVTLLAFIGSAMSGQRKLSYKQVWTLTAYSYTIPTIFFMIMDLFKINVPGATFIYIAVVLIVLYLTIKEVPKPKEKQEL
- the ispG gene encoding flavodoxin-dependent (E)-4-hydroxy-3-methylbut-2-enyl-diphosphate synthase; translated protein: MTQRTKTRPVKVGNLTIGGNNELIIQSMTTTKTHDVEATVAEIKRLEEAGCQVVRVAVPDERAANAIADIKKQINIPLVADIHFDYRLALKAIEGGIDKVRINPGNIGRRHKVEAVVNAAKERGIPIRIGVNAGSLERHILEKYGYPTADGMVESALHHIKILEDLDFHDIIVSMKASDVNLAIEAYEKAARAFDYPLHLGITESGTLFAGTVKSAAGLGAILSKGIGNTLRISLSADPVEEVKVARELLKSFGLASNAATLISCPTCGRIEIDLISIANEVEEYISTLKVPIKVAVLGCAVNGPGEAREADIGIAGARGEGLLFRKGQVVRKVPEETMVEELKKEIDVIAAEMAAEREKEKEKEKQEQ
- a CDS encoding Fur family transcriptional regulator — translated: MNLTEALRLMKEKGYKHTGKREEMLRLFAAHNRYLTAKDVLEHMKDDYPGLSFDTIYRNLTVFAEIGVLEQTELNGEKHFRFMCSIMEHHHHFICLDCGGTKEITSCPMDFMNKDFKGYEVTGHKFEIYGRCPKCAK